Within the Erigeron canadensis isolate Cc75 chromosome 6, C_canadensis_v1, whole genome shotgun sequence genome, the region tgttatttgttttgaGATTTAACACGCAGTGTGGCCCCTACCCTTAGCTTCCTGAACGTGATGCATCGACatcaaaatgacaaattgaGCTTTCTTCCCattacaaacaaaacaaaatgtcaattaAAGAAAGGGTCCATACCCATCTTTGTTGTCCATTATGTCAATATtttgtcttctttttttcttgatGAAATTCCTCTTTTGCACCTCTTGTAATGACGGCACTAACATAAATTGACCTTGTTTACTATACCTAAACAATGGCAATATTTACTTTGTAATGAAAATGTGATCTTTCTAAAACATTAATAGCATTCCGTATATGAGAATGAAGTTCTGGTTGCTGACATGAGACCTTCTTGACCTCGCTCAAATTTTACCTCAAGATGACATCTTCCCCACGTTGTCGTATCCCAAGTCGGGTTAACTTGCCAGTTCTAATCGCACTTCATACACATATcgtatatagatacatacatattttatttatatgtatgtataaatgcATAAATAAAGGAAggagttaaaagataaaattccTATAGGAATTGGCGTCTTCGCCATCATTTTGAAGACGACAATCCCCATCAGTGTTTTCACCATGTTGTCCAATTTAGGCACCAATGGCATCCATGGTCCACCCTATTGCCTTTTAACTTGTTGCGAGTACAAAATGTAGAGACTGCAAACACTAGTTCATATTTCTGATGTAAAATCAGATAAATGTAACTTTCATTCATCGGGTGCATAATCCAGATTTTCATTTCTATCGTCTTAACTACAacaatgtacaagttttaaGGTGTATAATACGATTCACTAcaacatgaaatttaaaaataaaaaaaaaagtacctaTTAGAAAGAAAATTTGTACAGCTAAACTTTGGacatgaaaaacatgatatctTTGATGCCATACTAATAAGTTGCACCAACATTGTTCTTCATTTTCACCTTCCTGACGCAACCCTGAAGCAGAACCCATCTATGAGCCAACACGTAGTGAACCCTTATAGCCTAATATCGATACATCAACCAACCTTTATCGGAATCATACAGTATAATATATCAATGAACATATTGACAACTTTCTTGACACATAACCCGATGCTTTAATCCAAATGCTTCTCGGGTCTTACCAAAAAAACCCGCATCGACCCGTCCACGACACCCATTGAAGACAGCCAGTCACAAGGGCATGTGACTAAACCGTGGAGACTTGGTGAACCAAGTTGCCTTTTACAAGACTGCATGACTACCAAAACTACCGCCCACGTGTTGAGGTTCCAAAAGAGCAAGCTTTATAGTTCCACTCTTACATGATCTATAAACATCAACACATTCCTCCAGATCGGCATCACACGTTAAAAGAACCCATTCGGAGTCATCATCAAAGTACTTGAGATGAAACTCGTGGATATCATTTATACTAAACCTCTTAGCAATTTCTTCAAGTAATTGATTGTATCCGCAATCCTTTTGCAGACGAAAACGTACTTTTTCTTCACCATAGGTGACTTTCACTCTTTGAACGGTTTCATCTCGAGCATTCGTTCCTTTAGGGGGAAGTGCTGGTGCTGTTGGGAGGTCGGTGAGAGATTTATGGCTATGTGATTTCTTTAGAACCTTAGGTTCTTGTTCTTGATCTTGACTAAAAATCGACACATGGCGCTCCACATCACTACGGGCCCTTTTCAAAACATTGCCACCAGTATCTTCACCGGTCGGAGTGTGTGGGTGTGGGTACGGGTGGGTTCCACTAGAACATGTTTGACTGGAACTCGAAGTTTGACTACATGACGGGGAGAGTGATTTCGTTACACCCTCAATGGCCTTTAAGTCGACCACATGGAGATTGGAAGGATCTATCGAGCTTGTTTTTGGATCAGAAGAAGCAAGATTCCGAAAGTTTGAATAAAATGACTCGATTTGGAATGAACCGGATGCCCCATGAACCGAATCCATCACAAGCTGGATTTTTTGTAGTGAATGACCGACTTTCTTTATCTTCCGAGAAGGCCAACGTTGTATCCCATGTTGTCGACATATCCTTTTTAATGTTGTGGGACAAACTGCAATCACAAGTTTCGAATCAGAATCAACATAACCAGTCAGAGGAGGCAAGGTTGGGCACAAGGTCACTTTCGATACGGGTCAGAACACACCAGACCAATGGGTAACCGCAAGCAGTTGGTCATCataaaaaattatcaataaTGCATTAATCATAATTCATGATTACGGAAACAGTAAAACCACAACAGTATCTGTATCTTTGAATGAAATGATTTCAGAAGGTTGTATGtatcaaaaaatttattatgtgtGACTTTCAACCTGTTTGGCACATTTTACCCATTATCCATTTTGCTTAAAATTGATTGAACTGATTTGAGATAAACTACAGGAGTAAACTATTTAGTAACCCGGTTGGTGCCATTCATTGTCAAGCCATGCCCACGAAAAATGCCACCTCTAACAAGTTTAATCATCAAACAAGAAAACCAAATGCTTACCGCCGAGGTTTTTTGCAGCATCTTTCAGACTGCCAGCAAAATACTGTCTAAGCATTTCCAAAGTGATTGTTTTCTCCGTCTTAGCACCACCACGCCGTCTCTCCGGCCTCTTAATACCATCATTGACCAAACTACCCTCGCCAGAACCAGAATTATTTGGTTGATTGCTAATAAAGTCCACAGGCTTTTCCATGAAGACTTCTTCAACTTTCAGCACTTTTTCTACACCACTAGAAACAAACAAACCTTCTTCCAACAACTCCTTATCCGTAACAATCCTTAAACTCCGGCAAACATTTTGTATAATAACTGATAACGAATTAAGCAAACTCTTTTGCTTTTCTTGATCAACACAATCAACTGGTAAAAAGAACTCCAAAACATAATCAATATTAGCAGCGGACGTGCTTCTAAGACGAATCGCCACAACCCCACACAAACCAAAAATCTGAGCATGGTGTGATAATGGGTACTCTGTTTTTGTCATCAATTTTACATCGGGAAAATAACACGGTTGGTTTGTTCTGAAAGCTCTACCAACTACACCTTCACCTTTTAATAAGTGGTGCTCAGAACACGCTTCTTGAAAATCCTTAAATCTGGAATCGTGCACATAGCAAGCAGGGTCCACCGTTGATATGCAATGGATTAAATTTGTCTCTGAATGTCGACATCCTCCTTTTCCTTGTTGAATACACGGGACCCATGTTTGAGCCAACGGTAAGTTGTGAGTTTTGCAAGCAGATTTTAGGATCTCCAGAATCTCAGGTAGTGCCGCTTTATACAAACCATCATTCACCTGGCAATATATTTATCCAAAGttaacaaattttttataatgtttcatCTATGACTTATCGCTTATCATGGCAATCAACATTTCATTATTACCTTGGACTTTTGAGAGTTTGAAGGTTCGGAACTCCTGAGGTCAACTGCCTacaaaacatcaaaaacttcaatACATTTAGTCATTTCTcaacaatattaaatattaagctTTTACATTTAATGTGCTTAAAAAGTGATTATTAATTCGGATAAACAACTTCTGCTGTattgtaatcaaataatcacttttaaaGTGCAAAAACTGAAGTCTCCCCAAGAAAGCTATACTTACGTTTATCACAATTCTTACAACTTTCACTATATTGGTAACGGAACAATAACAACAGTTAAGATGACAGTTTTATTGTCTTATCTATATCCTTACGGGTctctctatctatatatatatggagtctGTCATCCTTACATACTTACTAAACCATGTAAAGGAACTATAAATCTACATGCATATGATATTAAGATTTGGCTAACTGAAATTATCCTTTTATAAACCTCGCAACGAAAGTTAATATCATGAAATCAATCAACttaaaacttataaacaataaaaaaaagggcTAAAGTAAGTATAAcatcaa harbors:
- the LOC122605801 gene encoding protein NLP5-like; amino-acid sequence: MNDSVFPANNMFGNPAESMMDFDYMDELLLDGCWLQATDGSEFIDNNSNPIFDPWQTVEFNNFDHLPEDVQEERAKSSSLMNLSVSQNQSEDGFMSKTNVSSLVGFHNQSENFLESSEAIRRWWIPPSVNIGVKERLIYAIENIRHSSLNKNTLIQIWLPENREGKKVLSTSDTLFSLGPDCPQLSSYRSISAKFTFAAEGDSKDIIGLPGRVFMGKVPEWTPDVRFFKTEEYPRVAHAQQFDVRGSVAVPIFDQDSRSCLGVIEVVMTTQKSNYSPEIEGVCKALEAVDLRSSEPSNSQKSKVNDGLYKAALPEILEILKSACKTHNLPLAQTWVPCIQQGKGGCRHSETNLIHCISTVDPACYVHDSRFKDFQEACSEHHLLKGEGVVGRAFRTNQPCYFPDVKLMTKTEYPLSHHAQIFGLCGVVAIRLRSTSAANIDYVLEFFLPVDCVDQEKQKSLLNSLSVIIQNVCRSLRIVTDKELLEEGLFVSSGVEKVLKVEEVFMEKPVDFISNQPNNSGSGEGSLVNDGIKRPERRRGGAKTEKTITLEMLRQYFAGSLKDAAKNLGVCPTTLKRICRQHGIQRWPSRKIKKVGHSLQKIQLVMDSVHGASGSFQIESFYSNFRNLASSDPKTSSIDPSNLHVVDLKAIEGVTKSLSPSCSQTSSSSQTCSSGTHPYPHPHTPTGEDTGGNVLKRARSDVERHVSIFSQDQEQEPKVLKKSHSHKSLTDLPTAPALPPKGTNARDETVQRVKVTYGEEKVRFRLQKDCGYNQLLEEIAKRFSINDIHEFHLKYFDDDSEWVLLTCDADLEECVDVYRSCKSGTIKLALLEPQHVGGSFGSHAVL